GCTGCGCCTTGAGCGCCCAGGTGTTGGGTCGATAATCTGCTAACCTCATGAGAGAATCATGCTCGCCAAACGCCTCATCCCTTGTCTTGATGTGAAAGACGGCCGCGTTGTCAAAGGCATTAATTTCACCAATCTCATCGATGCCGGCGATCCGGTGGAACAAGCACAGTTCTACGACGCCGAGGGCGCTGATGAATTGGTGTTTCTCGACATTACTGCTTCGCACGACAAGCGCCAGATCGTTATTGACATGATCCGCGAAGTCGCAAGCCGTGTGTTCATTCCCTTCACTGTGGGCGGCGGCATCCGCACCGCAGAAGATGTGCGCGATATTTTGCGCGCCGGCGCGGACAAAGTCTCGGTGAACAGCGCTGCCGTAAACAATCCCGATTTGATACGAGAAGGAGCGCGCGCATTTGGCAGCCAGTGCATGGTTTTGGCAATTGATGCGAAGCGCAAAAATCCGCGTGGGGATCAATCCCCACGCTCAGAGCCAACGCCGCCTAAAGGCGACTTGCATGCCTCTAACGGGCAGTCACCTTCAGGTGACTTGAGCTATGAGCCTGGGAA
This Cytophagia bacterium CHB2 DNA region includes the following protein-coding sequences:
- the hisF gene encoding imidazole glycerol phosphate synthase subunit HisF — its product is MLAKRLIPCLDVKDGRVVKGINFTNLIDAGDPVEQAQFYDAEGADELVFLDITASHDKRQIVIDMIREVASRVFIPFTVGGGIRTAEDVRDILRAGADKVSVNSAAVNNPDLIREGARAFGSQCMVLAIDAKRKNPRGDQSPRSEPTPPKGDLHASNGQSPSGDLSYEPGNLFPGWEVYINGGRIATGLDAIAWAKQGEQLGAGEILLTSMDRDGTRQGYDLELLRTVADSVKIPVIASGGAGSMEHFREAFTIGGADAVLAASLFHYRELSIRETKAYLEQNGIYVRNVLREYPDARQPKKP